The DNA sequence TGCAAACCGACGCTCACTACCAATCCGACTACGTCAACCTGCTGACCCAGCATGGAGCAGAAAAGGTACTGCCCAGCGTGCGCGATTTACAAGGCGACTTAGTCCATCGTCTGATTCAAGCGTGACGAGGCGATCGCTCCCTTCCTTGGAAACTGGGCTAGGTATTCTTCCCCCTGACGCTGGAGCACCGATCGCGCTACGGGTTTCAGACTAGATACATCAAAATGCTCTGAAAAAAGCGCTTGGATATCTGCCACGCGGGAGCCAAAGGGTGGGCCACCAGGGCGATTATGGGCCCAAAATAGACCAATAAACTGCCCGGTGGGTTTCAGAAGCTGCTGCGCCACTTGGACATAGGCAGGGCGTTGCTCAGGGGCGATCGCGCAGAAGCAGGTATGTTCCAGAACGTAGTCAAAACTATGATGCCAGTCGTCGGGTAGCTCAAAAATATTGTGCTGCTCAAACTGAGCGCTGAGCTGCTGTTCTTGAGCCAAGGCACGGGCCTGCTCCACGGCGGAGGGAGCAAAGTCAACGCCGACGACCTCAAAGCCATGGGATGCAAACCACAGGGCGTCATGGCCGCGTCCAGCTCCTAAAACCATCATCCGTCCAGGCTGGGGTTGACGATCGGTGAGCCAATCGACAAAGGCGAGGGCGGGCTGACCAAGATCCCAACGGGCAGTGTTTTCCTGATAGCGGTTTTCCCAAAAGTCAGGACTGAGAAATGAGGTACTCAAGCGATCGCCTCCATGGCTCAACATCTCTTCTTAGTATTGAGTCAAGGCTCTAGTTATGTCACCTCTCGTAGGTTATGAATGGCTATCTCCTCTCAAGAAAATATTGGCTTTGATGATAAGTTACTAGGGTAAGACGCCCATAGTGGAGTGTTGCAACGACACCATGCCTCAGTCGTTATATGGATAAGAATCAAGAACGATTCTATCCCGTGTATCCAGCCACAGATCACCTCCCGCAGAGAGTAGCGGCTGGTTGACAGACGACTCTTGATGGGGACTTGCCGCCGCGCCGATGCAGGTAAAACTGCCAGGTCGGTGACAATGAACTACCCCGCCGCAAGCGGACGGGGTATCAGATTCAAGATTGACGGCGTAGCCGTGATTTCATCCCCTAACGTTAACGTGTTGTCCGTTCATCAGGGCTTGGGCAGTATCGGCAAAGCAGTCTTGTCCTACATAGACTCATCGGCAATTAGTTGATCGACATCCAAATAGATGTAGTAGCTATAAGATCGATTGGTTTCAGGCTAAGAATTGATTGCTTCCCCTACTTTCAATTAAGTCTAATGACCAAAACGCTCTCCTACTGCCGCGATCGCCCCTCATACCATCGAGATGACGGTTGAAACGCGCGATCGCTCCCCTGTTTTCACTCGCCCAAAATCTATACGACATTAATTAACTCAGGCGGGGATGAGGCACATAGACGAGAACCTTGAGGGCGATCGCTCTCTGGAGGACATGGGCCGGCACGATATCCTAGGTAACGATGGAGAACAAGGCTTTATGTCGCGCTGCTAAGGAGAACAATGCATGGTACAAGATGCGATCGAAACCCAATCTATGAGCACAATCCAAAAAGTGCTGCATCGCCAACGGGAATTTTTTCAGACGGGTCAGACGAAAGATATCGGGTTTCGGCTACGACAACTGAAGACATTGCGGCAGGCTGTGGTAGATCATCAGGCACTGATTATTCAGGCGCTGGCTGCCGATCTACGCAAGCCTGAGTTTGAAGCTTATGCCACAGAAGTGGGTGTGGTCAGCGAAATCGATCACGCCATCAAACATCTCAAAACGTGGGCGAAGCCAACGCGAGTCTCCGTCCCCTTGACGCTGTTTCCCTCCTCTGCACAGGTTATTCCTGAACCCCTGGGCGTTGTGCTGATCATCTCCCCGTGGAATTATCCCTTTCAACTGATGATCTCACCGCTGGTGGGAGCGATCGCAGCAGGAAATTGTGCGATCCTCAAGCCCTCCGAAGTGGCTCCCCAAACCTCCCAGGCGATCGCTGATCTCATGCAGAAAACCTTCGATCCTAGCTACATAACGGTGGTGGAAGGAGGTGTGGAAACAAGTCAGGCGTTACTTCAGGAACGATACGATCATATCTTCTTTACTGGCGGCACCGAGGTGGGTCGCATTGTCATGGCTGCCGCTGCTCCCCATTTAACGCCGGTTACCCTAGAACTCGGCGGCAAAAGTCCTTGCATTGTGGACACCGACATTCACCTAGACCACGCCGCTCGGCGGATTGTTTGGGGGAAATTTCTCAATGCGGGACAAACCTGTATCGCGCCAGATTATGTACTGGTGAACCGCAAGGTGAAAGCTGCGTTGATGCCGGCTTTGGTTGAAACAGTCCGGACTTTTTACGGATCAGATCC is a window from the Candidatus Obscuribacterales bacterium genome containing:
- a CDS encoding methyltransferase domain-containing protein; the encoded protein is MSTSFLSPDFWENRYQENTARWDLGQPALAFVDWLTDRQPQPGRMMVLGAGRGHDALWFASHGFEVVGVDFAPSAVEQARALAQEQQLSAQFEQHNIFELPDDWHHSFDYVLEHTCFCAIAPEQRPAYVQVAQQLLKPTGQFIGLFWAHNRPGGPPFGSRVADIQALFSEHFDVSSLKPVARSVLQRQGEEYLAQFPRKGAIASSRLNQTMD
- a CDS encoding aldehyde dehydrogenase; translated protein: MVQDAIETQSMSTIQKVLHRQREFFQTGQTKDIGFRLRQLKTLRQAVVDHQALIIQALAADLRKPEFEAYATEVGVVSEIDHAIKHLKTWAKPTRVSVPLTLFPSSAQVIPEPLGVVLIISPWNYPFQLMISPLVGAIAAGNCAILKPSEVAPQTSQAIADLMQKTFDPSYITVVEGGVETSQALLQERYDHIFFTGGTEVGRIVMAAAAPHLTPVTLELGGKSPCIVDTDIHLDHAARRIVWGKFLNAGQTCIAPDYVLVNRKVKAALMPALVETVRTFYGSDPAVSPDYPRLISDRHFDRVSRLLGAGTTVIGGQTDRSDRYIAPTILDDVSPHDPIMQDEIFGPILPVLTYDELEEAIAFVNERPKPLALYIFSRDTQVQNRILSATSSGTVCINDTVMQVTASNLPFGGVGESGMGSYHGKASFDTFSHRKSVLSSSFWLDIKGRYAPYAGKLDFLKKIIMGG